Part of the Chloroflexota bacterium genome is shown below.
AACCAAACGCGTTGCAATCGGTGCGATCAATTGAGATTACTTCATTGCTTGGGGGATAAATTGGCGAAAGCTAGGATTCGCCGCAACCCCGTTAATCACAAAACTGGCAACACCCAGTGATGTAGTTGCGCCAACATGGGTAAAACTTCCAGCAATCTGAATTAAATCTGAGGTGACTGCCAATTGGCTGATCGCTCCATTTGGTACATCGGCAAGGCCTTGCCAACTGGTTCCATTCCAACGTGCCAATGGGCCAACGGCTTGATTATTGACTTGGTTAAAGCGCCCAGCAACATAGAGATAATCAGCAGTGCTGCGCAACACGAGCGGCATATCATCGAAACTCGCAACTGACACTAAATCTGTGCTATTAAAATCAAAACGCCGCAGATCATTGCGATAGAGAAAATAGAGTTCGCCATTCCAAACTGCAATTTGCATGGTTAATCGCTGATCAAATTGTTGCCATGCGGTCAGATATTGCCAAGCTGTGCCATCCCACACTGACATTTCAATAATCCACGAAGCCCGCTCGGCCTCGGTACGGATTGAATAGATCTGTTGATCGGTAACATAGACATTGCCATGGGCATAGCTAGGAATGAATGATCGCCATTGATTGCCGTTGATCGCAATTGTTCCAGCAATTGGTTGATTGTTGATTGTGCCTGAATGCATACTTGCTAAGACATCTGTCCCCGAAATTGTCCAAGTAACGTTATAGGCATTTAAGGGAACTGGCGCACTCAGGCTGCCATCTAGCTGCACTTGCCAAATTGCACTTGCTAAATTTGAGGTGGTCGTAAATGGGCTACTGCCAACTAAATAGGTATTGTCGGCGGTGGTCAACAGTTGAGTTCCATAAGGCAACCGACGCAATTGCTGCCAAATCGAGTTGTTCCAAACCTGAAGCATCGATTGGGCTCTAGCGATAATCAACGGCTGCCCATTAAGATTGGCAATATCTTGGGCATAGCCTTGTTGGATCGTCGTTGCCAAGTTGGTGATTGTGTTGCCATCCCAAAAAATCAAATGACTTGCTTGGCCATTGACCGTAAAACTGCCTGCGAGGTAAATTCCAGCGCTGCTAGCTTCGATCGCCGTAATAGTTTGAATTGCCATGGGCAGATCAAGGCTGCGCCAACCAGCTGCCGTGCGTTGCCAGAGCTTGTCGTTGGTAGCGCTATACAATTGCCCATTCAATTGAATAAGATCACGGGCTGAGCCAGTAATCACGGAGCTATCGACAACCCAATCGTTGGCATCCCAATGATAAAACTGGGTAAGATAGGGTTGTTGATTGATATATTTGCGTAGATAGAAGGTATTATCAAATGTGTGAAGCTCTTGGTAAAAACGGACACCTTCTGGGATTGGGGGATTGCTCCAAACACCATTTTGGCGTAGCGCAAAATAATCAACCCCAATATCATTAATTGAGAGTAATTCGCCCGATAGCAGAATTGCATTATCAATTGCCGCAAATTGATAGAGTGAACTATCAATATCTGCAACTTCATAATAACCGCTTGGCCGCCAAGCAAGCAGTGAATTGACTGCTAAATTATTGAATTGAGAAAAATTACCACTGATATACAACGTATCAGTCACAACATCAAGATCATAGATTTTAGGTCGATTCGAATAATCAAAAAAATCGCTGGTGCCACGAAAACCCGTTCCAAACGCTTCGAATGCTTGGCCATTCCAACGGGCGATCCCGTTCATGGTTTGGCCCGCCAATTTGTCAAAACTGCCACCAACAATCAATTGATCGTTGTAGGTAGTCATGGCGAGAATTGAGCCTGGATCGTTAGGGTGCAAGCCATAGCCTTGCCATGTGTTGCCATCCCACGCGGCCAGCCCATTGAATTCGTGCCCATTCAGATAATTGAATGAGCCGGTGACATACAGCCTATCGTTGGCATCGACATACAGTTTGCTGATAGTGCCTGGGCTTTGCAAGCTATTCTGAATAGTGGGATTCCATGTGCCTGTGATGACGCTGCTGGTGGTTAAGGGCGAGGATTGGATGGTTGTTGGTTCAAAAGCCCTGTCTGTCGCTGAGCTGAGCGGCTGATTTGGTTGAGATTGGGGCTGTTGGGCTTTGACTGTGCCCAGATTGAGCAGGATACCAATTAAGATTAAATAAAATCCGATTCTGTTTCCGACGATCCGTTTCCGCGCCATTGCTGAACTCCAATAGGCATCTTCATGCCACTAGCTATTCCTAGCCAGGTGTAGTTGGACTATAACATATCGACTACGACTACTACCTTGCCTCGTAATTAGTATAGAAAGTCTGTCAATGATTTTATTAAAACCGCTAAATTTTATTACGTCAATTATTAATAAAATAGCCAGCTCTATTTAATTCATTATGTTAGGTTAATTAAATAAAAACAGCCTGTGAATGTAACAGGCTGTTCAATAATGATCTGACGAAACTGATTAATCGAGTCGAACTTTGGCACCGAAGTTTTTGGCTTCTTTGCTGACAAAGTACGTGCCACACGCTGCATCTATCAAATCGGGATTGAAGGTGACTTGTTCCATATTATATTTGGCGATGCTGATCATCTGATCGAGAATATCGCGCGGTTGGCACATACGGAAAGGCCGATCATCCGGCTTGTACCATTTTTCCACCAAATAATCTAAGCCCTTGGGATCGAGGTTAATTTTGCGACCTTTGCACACCAACGACCAAATTTGTCGCCATTGCGATTCATCGGGGTCGCGCACCTCAATTTTGAATTTGATCCGACGCAAGAAAGCTTCGTCAGCCACTTGACTAGGGTCAAGGTTGGTCGAAAAAATTAGCAATTGATCGAATGGCACTTCGATTTTTTGGCCAGTGATCGTGGTCAAATAATCGTAGCGCTTTTCGAGCGGCACAATCCAGCGGTTGAGCAAGTCCATTGGGCGACATTGTTGGCGACCAAAGTCGTCGATCAAGAAAATCCCGCCGTTGGCTTTCATCTGGAAGGGTGCTTCGTAAAAACGCCCAGTTTCGTTGAAAGTCAAATCGAGCGCTTCGAGGGTCAGTTCGCCCCCGACCACCACCACAGGCCGTTTGATTTTGGCCCAACGTAAATCATAGCTTGAAGTGCCGATATTGGCCTCTTTATCGACCAACGTATGCACAATGCTATCGTAAACTTTGATAATTTGACCATCAGCATCAATCGCATAGGGCACGAAAATATCATCGCCCATCAGGCGGGTAATCCGTTCGGCGATACTGGTTTTGCCATTGCCAGGATAGCCAAACAAGAAGATCGACGCGCCCGAATTGACCGCTGGCCCAACTTCATTCAACACTTGATCGGTGATAATCAAATCGCTAAAGGCTTTGCGAATATTGCGCCGCGTGATCACCATGTTTTTGATCGTTTGCGCCTTGACTGATTCTAAAAACTGCTCGAATGGAACTGGAGCAGGCCCGCTGTAATTGCTTTTCTTCATGGCATCTTCGGCAGCTTGCGAGCCACGCGGAGTCAAAATATATTCGTAATTGGTATCGCCAAAGCCACGTTGCCCAGCAATGTCGATATATTCCGAGTTGCGCATTTGGGTGATGACTGGATCGACCACACTATAGAACAAGCGCACTTCTTGGGCTAGCTCCATACCAGTGACCCGCGAACGGTTATAAATCACCCGCAGCAATTGGTCCTGAATTTGGGTTCGATTCAGGCCAGTTTCTTCAATTGTAGTTGGTACTTTGGGGTGATAGCTATTCCCCGATGGGGCTGAGCCGTCATCGTTCGGCACATCCCCCCCAAGTACCCGCGCACCACTCAACTTGCCGCTGGCTTGGGCCTCGGCCACCAGCGCATCAAGCTGTTGTTTGTGCATATTTAAGTGGCGCGTTGCCTCATAGTCGTTCTGCTCACGCGCTTCCTTCAAGCAATCATACAGGGCACGAGCAACGGCATACTTAATTCCATCGACATACATATGATGCAAATATTCGCCCGGTCGCACGTAGCAGTCGGGTGTATGATCATTGCGGGCTTTCATTTCGTCATACGAACGCGCATCGAGTAAAAATCGCATGCCTCACATCCCTTCGTTTACTGCGCTTGCAGCAAGCGTTGCTAAATTCTCAAAATCAATCTAATTGATTATAGGGGGCAAAAATCACCCCATGCAAGCACGACTTTGGGGGGAAATGGTTAAAGTACCTTAATCCCCTCTGCTTGGCCTACTATCGCCGATGACCATAACAGGTCAATACTGCTAATTGTGGGTGGGGGTTTTACGCCAACCAACGACTCGCCGCAATATGCTATCGTATAGTCATTATTGTACTACTACATCATATCGTAATTATTCACGATTCTTTAACCACAAGACCATGAGTTGCTAAAGAACTCGTGTAGGATGAGCAAGGAGCGCCAGTATGTTTAAATCAACGCCGCAGAGCGCACAAATTGTGATTATTGAAGATAGCGCGACCGTGCGCGATATGCTTGCACATATCATCCGCGACGATGGCTATCAGGTTGCAACCTACACAACTGCCGTGGATGGGTTAAAATACCTCCAGTCCAGCCAACCGCCGCGTCTGATTTTGCTTGATCGGGTCTTGCCGTATATGTCGTCGGAAGAATTTCTCGAGGCATTGCAAACCGAGCCACGGCTCAGCGCGATTCCAGTTGTGATCATTTCAACCTATTTATACGACGAACCAGCGCCGATCCCGTACACGGTTGGCTATCTCGAAAAGCCAATCGCGATCGACGATTTGATGCGTGTGGTGCGTCGCTATTGTGATTAGGCTGCGGCCAGTGTGCCGCTTATGGTTTGGAGTGTGGCGATGTATACACCTGAAACCGACCGCACGCCGCTTTCAATGCTGATCCATTCCCTCGGGCATGTGCTTGGCGATGTGATTGTGGCCCAAGATGGGGTGTCAGCGTTTGAGCTTGAAGAAGATGTGCGCCAACGCACCAAGCAACGCCGAAGCGATGGAACGCTGCAAGAGACTCAAACCCTGACCGAGTTAATTAGTCAATTACCAGTCGCTCAACTAATCGGGCTGATCAAGGCCTTTACCCATTATTTTGGCTTGGTCAATTTGGCCGAAAGCGTTGAACGCTTGCGAGTGCTAGCCGAGCGCGACCGCCAAAACGGCGATGCTCCACGTTCTGAATCGGTTGAATTGGCGTTGCAAGAGCTGCGTGATCGTGGCATTACCGCCCAGCAAGTTCAAGATTTGCTTGATCATGCCGAGATTCGGCCCGTTTTTACCGCCCACCCGACCGAGGCCAAACGCCGAACAACGCTCAAAAAGCATCATCGGATTGCTGGGGCGGCGCGGCAATTAACCGCCGATACAACCTTTCAACGTCAACGTGAACGCTTACTCGAATCAATTCGTGAAGAAGTGATCTCGCTTTGGCAAAGCGATGAAGTGCGAATTATCAAGCCAACCGTGATCGACGAAGTGAAAAATAATCTCTATTACTTCGAAGAATCGCTGTTCGATATGATTCCGCAACTCTACCGTGATACTGAGGCTTCGTTGCGCCAAATTTACCCTGAGCACGAATGG
Proteins encoded:
- a CDS encoding ATP-binding protein, with the translated sequence MRFLLDARSYDEMKARNDHTPDCYVRPGEYLHHMYVDGIKYAVARALYDCLKEAREQNDYEATRHLNMHKQQLDALVAEAQASGKLSGARVLGGDVPNDDGSAPSGNSYHPKVPTTIEETGLNRTQIQDQLLRVIYNRSRVTGMELAQEVRLFYSVVDPVITQMRNSEYIDIAGQRGFGDTNYEYILTPRGSQAAEDAMKKSNYSGPAPVPFEQFLESVKAQTIKNMVITRRNIRKAFSDLIITDQVLNEVGPAVNSGASIFLFGYPGNGKTSIAERITRLMGDDIFVPYAIDADGQIIKVYDSIVHTLVDKEANIGTSSYDLRWAKIKRPVVVVGGELTLEALDLTFNETGRFYEAPFQMKANGGIFLIDDFGRQQCRPMDLLNRWIVPLEKRYDYLTTITGQKIEVPFDQLLIFSTNLDPSQVADEAFLRRIKFKIEVRDPDESQWRQIWSLVCKGRKINLDPKGLDYLVEKWYKPDDRPFRMCQPRDILDQMISIAKYNMEQVTFNPDLIDAACGTYFVSKEAKNFGAKVRLD
- a CDS encoding response regulator; this translates as MFKSTPQSAQIVIIEDSATVRDMLAHIIRDDGYQVATYTTAVDGLKYLQSSQPPRLILLDRVLPYMSSEEFLEALQTEPRLSAIPVVIISTYLYDEPAPIPYTVGYLEKPIAIDDLMRVVRRYCD